The genomic window CATCCTCATCCAGGTGTGATCAGATTTACAGTTCGGCGAATTTTCACGATCGAAATCAAATGATCACCACAGAACTGTTACCCGCAGGTCATCATTTTGTGTCCTAGTTTAGGGCAAAAACACTGTCTGAGACCACTGGCGTTTCTTCATGTTCTCTGTCCAGCTGTTTTCACATTATTTTTGACAGCATCACAGCTCTATACGACTACAATTTAAACATGTTGCTTTGATATATATTCATGGTGAAAAGTGATGCATctgaaattaatgtttaattttatgcaaGTGGGTGGgtggttaatttttttttacagtgcacagcataaatgattACACCCTAAAAGTCAGCAATTGCTAAATTACTTtagacatgttagggttctttagagatacaatgttccagcaagtctgcttcatcaattaccaaagaagcatgtcaaaattattcaggaaaatatgattttcttatcaaggtgattAAATGTTGTGTTGCAAAAATGAGTgcaccctcctaaaagttactaagtaaaacaaaataaaaatgttctgtaaggcaatgtttgatcaacaggtaagtatgttgaatcaaaacatttaaagagaagtaatttcttgacaattaaaagtgttttatagcccactgaatcattctcagacttaatgctgacatcaattggagagaactgtcaggagacttatttcttagcacaaaagagagCAGTgctacaagaggattaccaaatcattgtgtTAAgagtgaaaatatagcaaaagtaacacagaaactcaaaaacaatggacttatgacaataatcaggccttcattttaagctttcatttagtgatgagccTGCAGGAATGACATGCAtgtttgttgttctcactggaactactgtagtcaaagcacaataaatTCTGTTAgccaaggtgaaaaaccttctgtggacatgtattgcactcagtcttaacactcttgagcgcctgtgggggattctgtagagacgagttgagcaactctccccattaaagatcagggcatttaaggagctcatcatccaggagttaaacaggacagatgtgacaatctgtcatgaacttgtacactctgtgccgagaagggtcagagcagtatattcaaaattatggaagGCAAACTAAGTGCtggaatattatacatttgttgaattaaatctagggtgtactcatttctgcaatccttaattcAAACAAAATTggttaatttacttattttatggctattaatgacatatatttctgtttttattatgtatatgtttaatacattttagtaatacttttattttgacagaatTGTGAAGATGTTTGACTTCCTGTGGATATGATATGACAAATGTCGATAGTTTTATCAAATGAAACAGTGAAATGTTCTTAAAAATGACTCTAAGAGCAGCTCTGCAGATGAAGTTGTATGTatagaaataaatactttaaattttgcgatcctatcagatttatgatagcaacctgattgtaacaaagcactgttcgcaagaggagaactggccccccgactaagcctggtttctcccaaggttttttttttctccattttaacacctatttgccacttgtttgccacctgatgtcacctgttggagtttgggttccttgccgctgtcgcctttggcttgcttagttggggacacttgatatttaacttgacatttgatattcagtaGTATTCTTGACaattattcaacagtgctttgatctgcctgcattgacactattcttaaagagctgctgtgcaggcaaaattatgtaccagttatcaatgtaaagctgctttgacacaatctgcattgtaaaaagcgctatataaataaaggtgacttgactataGTGAGTGTGACAACAGACACTGAAATCATCGCGAGCGTCACGCGTTTGTAGTAGATGAAAATGCGGCGCtcattcataaagacttcaGATTTCAATAGCAGTGATTTTTagctttaatattcacagacactagtccgTATACACTGATTCGTCCGGTAATGAAacaagcatttattaatgagtcattgaattcattcaaaaccatttttcatgcaaattaaaaatgaatcctgagacaaaacaatggcaacGACATACTTTAAAGatatgctttcagttaaaacagctcaaacatgggACTAGAcataagccttgtctgtgaaaccgggtaatgagtaataaaacaagaaactaATTCAAGcaataacacaaataaacagtgctttaattTTTTCAGGTAGTTTAATTCTAGTATTCaagtaagaaatactacagaaattgaatgaagcatcaaatgtaaaataaaaacaacatggtcttcactgtatgaattaaatatgtttcagaagttattcagtcaagagcagtgagggattttctcattttcttttgttgttggaTTAATATTggcacagacagcagcaggtttattaggctgctgtcatttTAAGAGTGCTCAGATCCAATATAATGACATTACTGTCCTTTTAGAGCTGCTTGAATTCtgttttgcattattattttctgttcatccctgtaaagctgctttaaaattaataatcacATTACTAAGCAACCACTAacaggaataacacaaaataggtatcattttaaagcttagaaactctGCTTTTTATTGCACCCAACCACTCCTAATGATGGCTTTTGGGCTTTGACTAAacttaagtgagtttttgtatGTGAAACCCCACAAGAcccatatgtaaataataaatacatgctCCGATTGTGGAAAATTGGACATCATTATTTACAATATTCTCACGATTAAAATGAGTCCAACATCAACAAAATCCAATAAGTCTATCATGAGATATTGATCACAGAATTACGGCACATAAAAGGCACACAGACGCTAACTAAAATCAGATTTAGGCTTTCACATGGCATTTTCACTTATAACTTCAGGAAACATGCATAGATCGTAGAAAATGGGACATCATTACTTAGAGGGAATGCTCCCGAATCAACATAATCCCTTGGTTTGATTTCAAGATACTCCTCATGAAGTAACgattttaaaaatgcccatCAGGGGGCGCCAATGGCTAAACCCTTGGTTCCaaatactgtaacttttgatttattcatgcTATCACCACCACATGCTATCACCACCACAACATTTGatccagatgcagctcacataaaGGGGaaccaaaaaataattttcctcCTACTTTATTCCCCTCCTGAgttattgcatgtcaaatatgaaatatatgtaaaatttcCCTAgagcaaacttttattttttgtcctttatcagcagtttctcagcatAAGAATGCTGAAAAATTTATCAGTACATAGCACTATTTCACGCCTCCCCTGACGTACTCTCACGCACCACAAACATTGgctaattacagtttttttcgatTGCTAAACGACAGTGGGCACAACTGGAGTCACATGTGCAAAACTCTAACTACAGTCTGCACAGCAGCAGTTCATGTGGACCAAACTCTAGTTTGTTTTTCATTGCTTGAACACAGttttcaaaactctacacacttatcccatgactttaaccacaacctgcacaacactgtggatttacagcactttgttcaaatgctaacacactgctgtcaaaactgtgaaccacacattcaaaacagaataGATTTCAGCCTTGTGCCTTTCAAACACTGCTGATTGCAATTTTGCAGGATTAGCCCCTCAATTATTTGTTCGAATTACAGTATGTACTTTTAGTTTCtacctttttttctcattactgtaattctGTAAATTACTACAGACTATTGAAGCAAActgctcattttcatttacctTAAAGAACTGTTATgttctaaaaatttaaataaatcatgtgaaagaatgtcactcttttctttgaagaaaatattactttgtatgaagtcactgaaattgttcaaaatgtaaagatgaaaagtttgtattttctgtGTTGGTGTTTGATGCTAATGTTTTtactctcagtgtgttctgagtGACAGTGTGTGTATCTCAGTGAGGGTTGTGCACAGTGTTTGGCTGCACTGAGCCTGTTTTGAGTCATGTGTGAACTGTTTAGCTCAGGTGACTGTTGGTAGTGCAGACTGTAGTTAGAGTTTTGCACATGTAGCTCCAGTTGTGCTCACTGTCGTTTAGCAatcgaaaaaaactgtaaagacATTTCTTTAGTTGCCTATTGTAAAATTTGGTCACATGCAATTGATATACTTACTATTGTAGAGGGTTGTAGGAGGAAGACTTTTAGATTTTGAGTTTGTGGGATATGGACAGTATTGCTTACTAATAATGTCTTTCTAACTTCTTTACATCCAGCAGTTCAAGTTCATACAGCGATTACGATTTACATCTGCAGTGAAGCCATAGAAGTTCATCGGTAAAGGCAAGAATTGCAAACATGGAAGTGAAGGTTGTCAAAGAGGAGAATGACAACATGAGTGAGCCATGCAAAGaggaacaaagaggttggtgtccATTGCTGATTCTTCTTCAATGACTGCTGAGGAACAGGAACAATAACAGTTGACCAAATAAAGAATACAGAAACAGATGAGACAGCTGCCTTTAAATGATCTTAActtgtattgtgtgtgtgtgtgtgtgtgggggggggggtcactttcatttaatttttcaccTTAATTTCACTTGTATACATCTTCATTTTAGACCTGGTGGAAGTCAAAGAAGAAAGCGAAGAGCTGAGTGAAGTGGAGAAACATGAATTTGTCACCGGAGAGCATTCTTCTAATAGCTCACAGATAGAAAAGCCTGGAGATGTCTTcacctgccctcagtgtggaaagagtttcagagtgaaaggaaaccttaaagctcacatgagagttcacaccggagagaagccgttcaaaTGCCCTCGTTGTGGGAAGGGTTTCAAACATAAAGGACACGTTCGCACTCACATTAGAATCCACACCGGAGAGATGCCTTTCAAATGccatcaatgtgggaagagcttcaaTGAAAGAGGAAACCTTAAGGCTCACATGAGatttcacaccggagagaagccgttcaaaTGTGAGCAGTGTGGAAAGACATTCACAACTAACAAGGGCCTTaagacacacaaacaaaactACACTGGTGAATGTGAAAGGCCGTATAGCTGCcgtcaatgtggaaagagtttctcaacaAAAATAAACCTTAAAAATCATATActaattcacactggagagagagcCTTCACATGCCATGAGTGTGGAAAGAGTGTCAAAAGTAAAAGAGAACTTCAGGGACACCTAAGAATTAATTCTTCTGAGAGACCTTACTCATGCAGTCAGTGTGGAAAGACTTTCAAATGGccaaagactttcaaaaatCACATGGTCTCTCACGCTGGAGAGAGTCAGAttaactgtgatcagtgtggcGAAAAATTTAGTCTGGCAGAAAACTTACAGACACATGTGAAAATTCATGCCAATGAGAGGCCTTACTTGTGTTCCTTCTGTGGAATGAGATTTCCATGACTGGACTATTTGAAAGAGCACCAGAAACTACATTCAGGTGTGAACACTCACGTGTGCTCCGAGTGTGGGAATATCTTCGCTAGTACCACCTGTCTGAAAGAGCACAGAAAAATCCACATAGGAGAGAAACCTCACAAGTCaggagaaaaacctcacaagtgttcacagtgtgggaagagtttctcTCGGTCGGCACACCTGAAGACACATGAGCGAGTgcacacaggagagaagccgtaccaATGACCTctgtgtgggaagagtttcagcaCATCGAGTGCTCGACTGAGACATAGCACAAATAACTGTCCAAAGCTGTCAGCGTTAGCACACTCCATTTTCAAGTCTGACGTTTTTCAGTGCAGAGGTTTGAAATCAGATAAACTGCTCCTAAATAATAGAAAGTTAATGCAAGCATTCAAGTTTTTGAGCagtcaaaattattttgtttctgttgaAGGGATATGCACGAAGAAATGAAAAGTGATCATTCCAAGGCAAAAAGAGTTCTGTGTCCTGTTCAAAGCTTGACCAACATCCTCAATGATCTGGTCATAGTTGCTTTacagttcactttaaaatgaaaatatgtattataatatataaatatccggatgcatccaagctttataatggcagtgaacaagactgaaaaagctgaaaaagtgcctccatccacatccatccatcatacacgtgtactccacacggctccgagGGGTTatataaaggccttctgaagtgaagc from Megalobrama amblycephala isolate DHTTF-2021 linkage group LG17, ASM1881202v1, whole genome shotgun sequence includes these protein-coding regions:
- the LOC125251283 gene encoding gastrula zinc finger protein XlCGF7.1-like, which gives rise to MEVKVVKEENDNMSEPCKEEQRDLVEVKEESEELSEVEKHEFVTGEHSSNSSQIEKPGDVFTCPQCGKSFRVKGNLKAHMRVHTGEKPFKCPRCGKGFKHKGHVRTHIRIHTGEMPFKCHQCGKSFNERGNLKAHMRFHTGEKPFKCEQCGKTFTTNKGLKTHKQNYTGECERPYSCRQCGKSFSTKINLKNHILIHTGERAFTCHECGKSVKSKRELQGHLRINSSERPYSCSQCGKTFKWPKTFKNHMVSHAGESQINCDQCGEKFSLAENLQTHVKIHANERPYLCSFCGMRFP